DNA from Leptospira mayottensis 200901116:
AACCTTGTGTAGGTCTTTAGCGTTCACAATCGCCTCCCACTCGTTGAAATAACCAGCATTACTGTTTTTGCTTTCGTTTTTTCTATCAGTGGTTGTATTCTCAACATACCCTTTTTTTAACTTTTCATTCAGTAATTTCTCCGCTTCTTTCAAACATTTCTCTTCTGTATTGAAAGTTTTGGTTTGAGAATTTCCGGCTGTTCCTGTTTTGCCATAGGTCACGGTAAAGGACTTCCCAGATACTTCAATATTCCAGAATTTGTCAGATTTGTCGTCTTTGTAAGTAAGATAATGTTTCATAGCTTTAACGCCCCACATATTCATAAATCATGAACTATGTCGATAACATTCTGGATCTTCCCAAATTGGTGGACACAGTCGTGGGTCTTAAAACTTTAATGTGATTTCAAAAATTCAATTTTTTAGTTGAGTAAAACTTACTACTCGGCATATGAAAATAATACCAGAAGTTAACAATCGATTTTACCAAGAGATGTGTATATTTGAAACAAATTTAACATAAGTATTTCTTTATGCGTCCTAATGGCAAATAATTATCTCGAAAACGATTCATGAAGCAGTATAATCGTTAGTCAATGCAAAATGATTTCTTAGAATCATATAGTCGGTTCTGTCAAAAATTCTAAGAGTTAAAGAATCCGAAATCGGTTTTGATATAAACTGCTAAAAACAACAATGTATTAAAAGTATAGATCAACTAATCCGACACGGAGCCACTAACCAAGTCTGTATTATTTTGTATTTCCTTCAGTAGTTTTTCAAGAGATTCTAATTCGTTTTCCAATTGTATTTTTTCCGAAAAAATACTTCTTAATTCCTTTGTCAGCCATTGGTTTCGTCTTAAGAGAATTTTCTTTTGTAGATACAATCTTTGAATCAGGATGACGAATCTCAGTTCTCTTGGGGCTTTTTCTCGACGATCTGTATATTGGCTTACGAGACCAAGTCGGTTCCGAAGCTTCGGTAACGAGCCTAAATAATCTTCTAGTCTTGAAGAGTCATACCACTTCAACATAGCCACCTCCGTTTGCGCGAACAACATCGATGACTTTTAGTATCTTGGAATTGATTGTATTTAGGTTCAAGTCGAGTTTGTTTGTCCGGAACTCCATTAAAAAAAGTTAATCCCGATACAGGTTCGAAAAAGTCGCACATACGGACAGGATAATTTATATTTGTGATAAATGTCAATATGTATTATCACAAATATAGAGTTTTCAAATTCTATATAAAAATAAACTATTTAAAATACTTTCCGAATCTTCTCGAAAGTATTTTGGCCCTTTCATCGACAGAGATTTCACCGGTATTTTCGGCAAGATGAAAGTCTTGAATGAGAATTTGCCTCGTGATTTCCTCTTTTGCCTTCGAACTTTTTTGAACGAATCTCATCGGATCTAATTTCCCCAAGAGTTTTAAAAAAGGTTTAGAAGCAACACGATTGATAAAAGAAGTTTTCTGGCCTTGAATCAGCCCGGCTTTGATTTCAAAAGCGTCGTAGTGCAGAATTGCGACAGCCCAACAGACCGAACAAACTGAAAGACCCAAAGATGATAAATACGCTTTGTAAATCCCTAAAAACGGAAGAAAATAAATGAACATTAAAGTGATTGGTAACCCAACTATAGAACCGAGTAGAACAAAAAAGAGCCTTACCCTATCGTCTCCTCTTTTGAGTCGTATTCTTTTAAGAATTATCCAAGCCGACAATAGAACCCAAAAAGTGGAGAAGTAAATGATTAAATGGTAATTCAAACTGAAGTCAAAAACGAAAGTGTCTGGATTTTCTAAAACTACCATTCTTTGACTAAAAGAAGCCCAGGTAAAATAGGAAAACCCTACGATACCCAGGATCAATATCCAAACTGGAATCTTCTGCCTTACGTTCTCCATTTTTTTACAAAGAAGATATAGAATAAAAGTTCCGACAGACATCGGAAGAAAGGTTATGTTCAACCCAAAGTTACGGTATTCAAGAGGAAACAATCCTCTAAGACCTTGAATGCAGAGCCAGAGCGCCATACATAGATTCAAAAACAGGAATAGAGTCTGTAATTTTTGTCTTGGCTTTAAACTAAAGACATAGATTCCCAAAAACAAATGGAAAAATCCCGCTAAAACTGGAATAAAATGGTTGAGGTTCATAGTGCTAATTCTTCGCTAAAATTTAGTTATTCATATTCGCTTATATTTCGTAGTTCGGTTTCGAGTCTTTACGTTGCTACGGTCTATTTTCTTTTCAATTTGATATAAAACCAAATTTGAATTCACATGGGAAAATTTTTTAAGAAGGAAAATCACTTTTGAAGAAAAGAAGATCAAAAAAAAATAAGAAACTTTTCTACCAAAATCCTATCTTTTGGCGACAAAAACATGTTTTTATTCATCGATCTTTTTTCCATAACCTAAAACAAGGCAAAAGATGCCACTATATTTCTTTTTACAAATTATGACTCATCAATAATTGCTGTGCCGACATTTGAATTGATTTTTTGAAAGTTGTGCTACTAATAGGTTTTTAAAGACACATTAGTATTATTTTAATACCGATGTCAACAAGAAAGTATTATTCTAGGACATGTTTTGGACGAACAAAAGAAAAGATTACAAACTATACTTTTAAGTTTCAAAGGAAACCAAAGAGAGTTTGGGGATACGATTGGCAAATCAAAACAAACGATCAGTGGTTGGCTGAGTGGAAGATTTCCGATACCGGAAGACGCGGCAATTACGATAGAAATGGTCCATGGATTCAGAAGAGAATGGCTCCTTGAAGGTAAACTACCGGAAAAAGTAGCATTACAACAGACATTTCGAACCAGAATGAAAGTGGAATTGGAGCTGACATTATTGAAAAAAATAACCTCGAAAGAAGGTTTACCAAAAATGGTCGAAATATTGGCAATTTTACCCAAAAAAGAATTTGAGATCGCTCAAAAATTGATTTTTAGCTTAGCAAAAAAAGAAGTCGAAAATAACTAAAAGAAGTTTTTCCTTTATCTCAAAACGCCCGTTTAAACAAAACCTAGTTCCTTAGCATTCAATATCACCTTCCAATACACAGAATTTTTTTTCAACAGGACAAAGTTTTGGTTCTACCATCTCTAAACGTTCTCGGGTTGTTTGTAGACAATACTAAGAATTTGTCTCACAACCTTAAAAAGAATCAGGATCGTAATTTCTAAGTCACCGGTAATAAACGTAGTTCCACAAATTTCGTCTTCTTACGTTCTTTTTGCGGTTTGAAACGACTTTTAGCAACGAACTTGCTGGCGATAGTCGATGGCAGTGTTTCTAATTGCGTGAGATTTCCCGCATTTAAAAAAGACTCTGATTTTTTTACACCAAACTCACGTTAAAATAAAACTCTACCACAATTGAATTTGTATTGACTGAAATATCGCATCGATAACATTTGGCCCGAAGGGATTTCGTGATATTTTATAAAATACACAATCACAAATTGTGGCCACAAGAAGATCATCTTAACAAGCCGCAAAAACGATTTAGGAAATGGTTTCGATTTTTCTGGACATCCTTACATTCCGCACTCCATTTCGAGTGCGCTTTTTTTCTTCAAAACAAACAGAAAATAAACACGATTCATACAAAAAAAATCCAAAAAAAAGACTGCATTCTTACTCATTCAATCTTATCTGCGGGTTTTATCTTGCTCCTCTTGTGCATGTGTCCAGGAATCGAAATAAAAGCTTCCGAAAAAAAAACGTTAAGAATTAATTTGGAAACCGCCACTCAAATAGCTTTAACGAACTACTATTTATTATTATCTATTAAAAACAAAAACAACGCTATAAAAGAACTCATTTCTGAACGATGGAGGGATTTGTTGCCTACTCTCGGAGTCAATATGACCAGGCAAAGATATATTATTCAAGACTCAAGTGATTACATATACAATGCGATTTTGTTAAACGTAGACCAGATCATTTACGACGGAGGTAAAAAGAAGCTGGATCTTGATATAGCTCAATTAGAGGAAATATTAAGTAGAGAGGACTTTAAAATTACTTCTTCTAAAGTGAGGCTGGAAGTTGAAAAAACTTTCATAAACACATTGGTTGCACTTGCAAAGGTAGCTCTTAACAAGAAGTCGGTGGAACGTGCCAAAGAACAACTCAGACTTGCAAAACTGGAAGCAAAACTCGGCTTTACTACTCAAATTCAAGTCTTAAGCGTAGCCTCCCGTCTTCAAGAAATCGAATTTGCTTTGGTGAAATCCATAAACGAATATCTAAAGGCAAAGAACGATTTGAAGTTAATCATGAGTTTGGATCACCAGTCTGATCTCATAATTGAAGGAAATTTACTTACGGACTTCTACCTCTCCTATCCCGATTTGAAAAGGGAAACATTAATTGAGAATGCCCAGAACCAAAGATCGGAAATCGTCAGAATCAAGATTAATAATAAAAAATTAGCTAAGGAACGCGAACTAGCCGAAAACGCTTGGATCCCTCAGATTTCTATCGGCGGTTCTTATGGAAGAACTGGTATAACTTATCCGTTACAAAACGATACCTGGAATGTGAACGTTAAAGTTATATTCCCTTTAGGAGGTTCCACGAACACAACGACCGAAAACCTAGGTATGCGTTATAACAACCAAGCGAGTAGCGGATTTGCAGGTACTGTTAATCCCAACTTTAACGCGGCAACATCCAATAATCTACAAATTCTAGATAACATGAGCTATTCGAGAAAGGTAATGGAAAGTAAGATTAAACTAGGTGATTCTATCGCGGAAAAAAAACGTTTGGAGCAGTCCATCGCGATCGAAGTGGAGAAAGCTAGCGACGTCGTTAAGGAATCCTACGACTTAATTACAATCGGAAGTGGAATGGTTTATTTCCGCTACGAGAGTATGCGTTTGATGGGTACCAAAATTCAGGTCGGAGAAGCGAAAAGGTCGGACATACTCTTTGCCGAAACCGAACTTGTAGGCGCTCAAGAAAAACTGGTAGATGCGATCGGAAAATATTGCACTTCCGTTTACGAACTGGAATGGGTCTCAGGTTTACAACCCGATTCGCTGAAGTTGTTCAAATACAAACCAAACCACGGAAATACAATTCTTCCGTTGATCCTACAAAATAGACCTATTCCCAAATCGAAAGTGGCCGAGAACTTTAAAGTTAAAGATATCGAAGAATATTTCAATTCCCCGGATACCGAAACGGACAGGGGTTTATTGGATACATATGATCCTATTAAAAAGAAGTAAACCCATGAAACGCAATAAACAATCTAAATATTTAATCTCTTTAATGCTTCTATCCTGTATAAGCTCCTTTCTGATTGATTGTAGCAAACTTGAAAATAAGTTCAAAAATTGGATTCCCTTAGACAATAATCCTGCTTCACCGAAAGTACTATATTCCATACCTTCTCCCGGACAAACAGGGGTTTTAAGAGACCAAAAAATCGTGATGACCTTTAACAAACCGATCGACGAACAAAGTTGTATCGGAGCGTTTTCGGTTCAACCCGGTGTGACGGGACTTTTTGAAATCAATGGCAATACTTTGACGTTCACACCGAACAAACGATGGCAAGGCGGTATAACGTATTTGGTGAATCTTT
Protein-coding regions in this window:
- a CDS encoding LIC_10907 family protein: MLKWYDSSRLEDYLGSLPKLRNRLGLVSQYTDRREKAPRELRFVILIQRLYLQKKILLRRNQWLTKELRSIFSEKIQLENELESLEKLLKEIQNNTDLVSGSVSD
- a CDS encoding LIC10906 family membrane protein — translated: MFLGIYVFSLKPRQKLQTLFLFLNLCMALWLCIQGLRGLFPLEYRNFGLNITFLPMSVGTFILYLLCKKMENVRQKIPVWILILGIVGFSYFTWASFSQRMVVLENPDTFVFDFSLNYHLIIYFSTFWVLLSAWIILKRIRLKRGDDRVRLFFVLLGSIVGLPITLMFIYFLPFLGIYKAYLSSLGLSVCSVCWAVAILHYDAFEIKAGLIQGQKTSFINRVASKPFLKLLGKLDPMRFVQKSSKAKEEITRQILIQDFHLAENTGEISVDERAKILSRRFGKYFK
- a CDS encoding TolC family protein encodes the protein MCPGIEIKASEKKTLRINLETATQIALTNYYLLLSIKNKNNAIKELISERWRDLLPTLGVNMTRQRYIIQDSSDYIYNAILLNVDQIIYDGGKKKLDLDIAQLEEILSREDFKITSSKVRLEVEKTFINTLVALAKVALNKKSVERAKEQLRLAKLEAKLGFTTQIQVLSVASRLQEIEFALVKSINEYLKAKNDLKLIMSLDHQSDLIIEGNLLTDFYLSYPDLKRETLIENAQNQRSEIVRIKINNKKLAKERELAENAWIPQISIGGSYGRTGITYPLQNDTWNVNVKVIFPLGGSTNTTTENLGMRYNNQASSGFAGTVNPNFNAATSNNLQILDNMSYSRKVMESKIKLGDSIAEKKRLEQSIAIEVEKASDVVKESYDLITIGSGMVYFRYESMRLMGTKIQVGEAKRSDILFAETELVGAQEKLVDAIGKYCTSVYELEWVSGLQPDSLKLFKYKPNHGNTILPLILQNRPIPKSKVAENFKVKDIEEYFNSPDTETDRGLLDTYDPIKKK